One region of Miscanthus floridulus cultivar M001 chromosome 19, ASM1932011v1, whole genome shotgun sequence genomic DNA includes:
- the LOC136525769 gene encoding putative leucine-rich repeat receptor-like serine/threonine-protein kinase At2g24130 has translation MAVKVLHQDLAGGEVVAGSFERECRALRSIRHRNLIRVITACSTPEFKAVVLPFMPNGSLESLIHGPPPAAAGGGKPAAAGPQRLDLDLLLCVASNVAEGMAYLHHHAPVKVVHCDLKPSNVLLDGDMTAVVSNFGISKLVMTDGARDPEVMGDASTSVCNSITRLLQGSVGYIAPEYGLGGRPSTQGDVYSFGVMLLVLEMISGKRPTDVISEEGHGLHDWTKKLQHQQHDLLDSVVERLLLPFGPPLRGEMEVVVVLELIELGVACSQLEPSMRPTMDDVAHEVAYLRDGTRRNYGVTDLKTTTDQKQLNSQARFTV, from the exons ATGGCCGTGAAGGTCCTCCACCAGGACCTGGCCGGCGGCGAGGTGGTTGCTGGCAGCTTCGAGAGGGAATGCCGGGCGCTCAGGAGCATCCGGCACCGGAACCTCATCCGTGTGATCACCGCGTGCAGCACACCGGAGTTCAAGGCGGTCGTGCTCCCCTTCATGCCCAACGGCAGCCTCGAGAGCCTCATCCACGGGCCGCCTCCAGCTGCTGCCGGTGGCGGCAAGCCGGCGGCAGCAGGACCGCAGCGCCTGGACCTGGACCTGCTGCTCTGCGTGGCCAGCAACGTCGCCGAGGGCATGGCGTACCTGCACCACCACGCCCCTGTCAAGGTCGTGCACTGCGACCTCAAGCCCAGCAACGTCCTCCTCGACGGCGACATGACCGCAGTCGTCTCCAATTTTGGCATCTCGAAGCTGGTGATGACCGACGGCGCGAGAGATCCAGAGGTGATGGGCGACGCATCGACGTCCGTGTGCAACTCCATCACTCGGCTGTTACAAGGCTCTGTTGGCTACATCGCGCCCG AGTATGGGTTGGGAGGCCGGCCATCGACGCAAggcgacgtgtacagcttcgggGTGATGCTGCTGGTGCTGGAGATGATCTCCGGAAAGAGGCCAACGGACGTGATCTCCGAGGAGGGGCACGGCCTGCACGACTGGACCAAGAAACTCCAGCACCAGCAGCACGACTTGTTGGACAGCGTCGTCGAGCGCTTGCTGCTGCCGTTTGGCCCGCCGCTGCGGGGCGagatggaggtcgtcgtcgtCTTGGAGCTAATTGAGCTCGGTGTCGCGTGCTCGCAGCTCGAGCCGTCGATGAGGCCCACCATGGACGACGTGGCGCACGAGGTCGCGTACCTCAGGGACGGTACGCGGAGGAACTACGGGGTGACGGATCTGAAAACCACCACTGACCAGAAGCAGCTGAACTCCCAAGCAAGATTTACTGTCTAA